Part of the Candidatus Eisenbacteria bacterium genome, GAAGGGCTCGACCAACCTCGCGACGGTCGGGCCCGGCATCGCCGAGGCGCTCATCGCGACGGTGGCGGGTCTCGCGGCCGCGATCCCCGCGGTCGTCGCTTACAACCACTTCCTCGGGCGGATTCGGAACTACTCGATCGACTTTGAGCGCTTCGGTTCCCTGCTCGCGGATCGCCTGACGAGGAGATAGACGTTGGCTCGAGACGAGTTCCATCCCCTCTCCCAGATCAACGTCACGCCGCTCGTGGACGTCATCCTCGTCCTCCTTATCATCTTCATGCTCACCGCTCCTCTCCTCAAGGAGGGGCTCGACGTCGATCTTCCGAAGGCGGAGGCGCAGGGGATCGACATGAGCGACGCGTGGATCCTCACGGTGACCCGCGACGGCACCCTCTACCTCAACGAGAGGAAGATGATGCCCGAGGAGCTCGAGGCGGCGGTCCGAACGACGGTGCTCCCCTCCGGAGGGAGGGAGGTCTATGTCCGGGGCGACGCGCAAGTTCCATACGGCGTGGTGGTCCGTCTCGTCGGGGTCCTCAAGCGCTCGGGAATCGAAGCGGTCGGCCTCGTCACGCAGCCGGAGGAGCGCTCCCATGCGGGTTCCTAGAGGCCTGCCTCCCTACCTCGGCGTTTCGCTCGTTCTCCACGCCGCCCTCTTCTTCGTCTACGTGCGGTCGGTGAGCGGCGCCCGTTTCGCGGTCCCGCACCCGGGAGCGTATCGGGTGAGCCTCGTCCAGCTCCCCGGCGGGTCGGGGCCGGCCCCGGGAGAGGGACCGGGCCCGGCGGCCAAGGCTCCGGAGCCGGAGAAGAAGGAC contains:
- a CDS encoding biopolymer transporter ExbD yields the protein MARDEFHPLSQINVTPLVDVILVLLIIFMLTAPLLKEGLDVDLPKAEAQGIDMSDAWILTVTRDGTLYLNERKMMPEELEAAVRTTVLPSGGREVYVRGDAQVPYGVVVRLVGVLKRSGIEAVGLVTQPEERSHAGS